The proteins below come from a single Desulfuromonas acetoxidans DSM 684 genomic window:
- a CDS encoding Zn-dependent hydrolase: MIDTKRFQKDFRAIAQFGALDNGGVTRLALSKADHEARNYLIKQMQQADLDVHIDPYGNIRGRRNGSDSQLPAVMVGSHLDTVPQGGHYDGIIGVLAALELVRHLNDEHITTKHPIEIIDFCCEESSRFGVATLGSKGLTGQLNCARMKELCDRDGISFYQALLQSGCSPDVENGGYLTPGDLKAFFELHIEQGPVLEHHQEHLGIVEAIAAPSRFRLTINGRSDHSGTTPMTMRQDALVAAAQLVLGTENIARQSSEQSVATIGEIHTQPNVMNVIPGSVTLGVDIRDIDGDRKQQMVAAFQNLVDTVESQSGCRIHTERLCDDAPVQLDGMLQQQLIDLAQAHQWRWRKMPSGAGHDAMHMARLAPTALIFIPSHNGISHNVAESSSLEDIMRGVTLLSEAVQQSAQE, encoded by the coding sequence ATGATAGATACAAAACGTTTTCAAAAAGATTTTCGTGCGATTGCTCAGTTTGGTGCCTTAGATAATGGCGGGGTGACAAGACTGGCGTTATCCAAAGCTGACCATGAAGCGCGTAACTATTTGATTAAACAGATGCAACAAGCTGATCTTGATGTACATATCGACCCTTATGGCAACATTCGTGGCCGGCGTAACGGCAGTGATAGTCAGCTACCTGCAGTCATGGTCGGGTCCCATTTGGATACCGTGCCGCAGGGGGGACATTATGATGGCATTATTGGTGTTCTTGCCGCCCTTGAACTCGTCCGTCACTTGAACGATGAACACATAACAACTAAGCATCCCATTGAAATTATTGATTTTTGTTGTGAAGAATCCAGCCGGTTTGGTGTTGCAACGTTGGGAAGTAAGGGCCTAACCGGTCAACTCAATTGTGCACGCATGAAAGAACTTTGTGATCGTGATGGAATCAGCTTTTATCAGGCGTTGCTTCAATCCGGCTGCTCACCGGATGTCGAAAACGGTGGCTATCTGACACCGGGAGATCTTAAGGCTTTTTTCGAACTGCACATCGAACAAGGCCCGGTTCTTGAGCATCATCAGGAACATCTGGGCATTGTTGAGGCGATTGCTGCACCCAGTCGTTTTCGTTTGACCATCAACGGCCGCAGTGATCATTCAGGCACAACACCAATGACGATGCGCCAGGATGCTTTGGTCGCAGCAGCGCAGCTCGTTCTTGGTACAGAGAACATCGCGCGACAAAGCAGTGAACAGAGTGTTGCGACCATTGGTGAAATTCACACACAGCCCAATGTCATGAATGTCATTCCAGGGTCTGTCACGTTAGGCGTTGATATCCGCGACATTGATGGTGATCGCAAGCAACAGATGGTTGCAGCGTTTCAAAATCTGGTTGACACCGTTGAGAGCCAATCCGGGTGTCGCATCCATACTGAAAGGTTGTGTGATGATGCTCCGGTCCAATTAGATGGGATGCTGCAACAACAATTGATTGACCTGGCTCAAGCACATCAGTGGCGTTGGCGCAAAATGCCCAGTGGTGCCGGTCACGATGCCATGCATATGGCACGCCTTGCACCAACAGCGTTGATCTTTATTCCCAGCCACAATGGGATCAGTCACAATGTTGCTGAATCGAGTTCACTCGAAGATATTATGCGTGGTGTCACATTGTTATCTGAAGCAGTTCAACAATCGGCTCAAGAGTGA
- the recG gene encoding ATP-dependent DNA helicase RecG, whose protein sequence is MGHHTSQSADLNTPLSSLRGVGPKLCEKLTRLGLHTVEDLLYTLPHRYEDRRHFSTINQLKPGEPGQFRGKILNADEVPIGRGRQKLFEVVVGDDTGQMLLKWFHYRRDWMKKNYTPGRIVQVYGEVRFYSGRREILHPEIDFNDATDSASLRILPVYPLTEGLSQKQLRNFCQQAVADYADSVPTHLPEWVMKKRDLLPLNQALLHCHCPPVDSDFLCLQQGQDPARRTLVYDEFFYLQLGLTLRRQGVQVEQGRAFTLEHRYTQPLAKALPFSLTAAQKRVLGEIKQDMLAPHPMNRLIQGDVGSGKTIVALMAALIAVENGAQAAVLAPTEILAEQHYNQFHHWMTQLGLHCALLTGSTPKSERQTLLDGLAHGEIKLLVGTHAILQPDVTFADLGLVIIDEQHRFGVQQRHQLRKKGHNPDTLVMTATPIPRTLSLTLYGDLAMSVIDELPPGRTPITTRIARSSQRPQLLDFVRRELDKGHQVYFVYPLVEESERSELKAATEAFEALEKELGSEYSGGLLHGRLHPRDKEAVMDKFKQGQIHYLVATTVIEVGIDVPNASAMVIEHAERFGLAQLHQLRGRVGRGAAKSYCVLVPSEQCSHDGQQRLNIMQSSNDGFVIAEADLELRGPGEFLGTRQAGIENFRVANLLRDASLLEQAREDALQLIEQDDFLTSPQYYAVRETLKQRWGSRLELASVG, encoded by the coding sequence ATGGGACACCATACGTCACAGTCTGCTGATTTAAACACCCCTCTGAGCTCACTCAGGGGGGTGGGTCCCAAACTGTGCGAAAAACTGACCCGCCTTGGTCTTCACACCGTCGAAGACCTGCTGTACACCTTGCCGCATCGGTATGAAGATCGGCGGCATTTCTCTACCATCAACCAGCTTAAACCTGGAGAACCTGGCCAGTTTCGCGGTAAAATCCTCAATGCCGATGAAGTGCCGATCGGCCGTGGTCGCCAAAAACTCTTTGAAGTTGTTGTTGGCGACGACACCGGCCAGATGCTACTCAAATGGTTCCATTACCGACGCGACTGGATGAAAAAAAACTATACGCCCGGACGAATTGTCCAGGTTTATGGTGAAGTGCGCTTCTACTCCGGTCGCCGTGAAATCCTTCACCCTGAGATTGACTTTAATGACGCGACAGATTCTGCCAGTCTGCGCATTCTTCCGGTCTACCCGTTAACCGAGGGGTTGTCACAAAAGCAGTTACGCAACTTTTGCCAACAAGCTGTGGCGGACTATGCTGATTCCGTTCCGACCCATCTGCCTGAGTGGGTCATGAAAAAGCGCGACCTTCTCCCGTTGAATCAAGCCTTGCTGCACTGCCATTGCCCACCCGTCGACAGTGACTTTCTCTGCTTACAGCAAGGGCAGGACCCGGCGCGACGGACGCTGGTTTATGATGAGTTTTTTTACCTTCAACTTGGTTTGACTCTCCGCCGCCAGGGCGTTCAGGTCGAGCAAGGCCGAGCGTTCACATTGGAGCACCGCTATACGCAACCCTTAGCTAAAGCACTGCCGTTCAGCCTGACCGCCGCCCAAAAACGTGTTTTGGGTGAAATTAAACAGGATATGCTGGCACCGCACCCAATGAATCGCCTGATTCAGGGCGATGTCGGCAGCGGTAAAACCATTGTCGCCTTGATGGCTGCCCTAATCGCTGTTGAAAACGGTGCCCAGGCTGCGGTTTTGGCACCAACTGAAATCCTTGCAGAGCAACACTACAATCAGTTCCACCATTGGATGACGCAACTGGGACTTCACTGTGCTTTGCTGACCGGATCCACGCCAAAATCCGAACGACAGACGCTGTTAGATGGCCTGGCCCATGGTGAGATCAAACTCTTGGTCGGTACCCATGCCATTCTCCAGCCCGACGTGACGTTTGCTGATCTCGGGCTTGTGATCATCGATGAACAACACCGCTTCGGTGTTCAACAACGTCATCAATTGCGCAAAAAAGGTCACAACCCGGACACGCTGGTTATGACGGCGACTCCCATTCCACGCACACTGTCTCTTACGCTCTACGGTGATCTGGCCATGTCGGTGATTGATGAACTTCCTCCGGGACGAACACCGATTACGACGCGTATTGCCCGTTCCTCGCAACGACCACAACTGCTCGACTTTGTCCGCCGAGAACTCGATAAAGGGCATCAGGTGTATTTCGTTTATCCTCTGGTTGAGGAGAGTGAACGCTCTGAACTCAAAGCCGCTACTGAAGCGTTTGAAGCCCTTGAAAAGGAGTTGGGTTCAGAGTATAGCGGTGGTCTGTTGCACGGACGTCTCCATCCACGCGACAAAGAAGCTGTGATGGATAAATTCAAGCAGGGACAGATTCATTATCTGGTCGCAACCACAGTGATTGAAGTCGGAATTGACGTGCCGAACGCCTCTGCCATGGTGATTGAGCATGCGGAACGATTTGGTTTGGCTCAACTCCATCAGTTGCGAGGCCGGGTAGGGCGGGGCGCTGCAAAAAGTTACTGTGTGTTGGTCCCGTCCGAACAGTGCAGTCACGATGGTCAGCAGCGGCTCAATATCATGCAAAGCTCAAACGATGGCTTTGTCATCGCCGAGGCCGACCTGGAATTGCGTGGGCCCGGAGAATTTCTGGGTACCCGTCAGGCGGGCATTGAGAATTTTCGAGTTGCCAACCTGTTACGCGATGCCTCACTGCTCGAACAAGCCAGGGAAGACGCTTTGCAGCTTATTGAGCAGGATGATTTTCTCACTTCACCACAGTACTATGCAGTGCGCGAAACATTAAAGCAGCGATGGGGCAGTCGCCTCGAGCTGGCCAGTGTCGGATAA
- a CDS encoding DUF1858 domain-containing protein — protein sequence MFDKTTKMAAVLKGHPKAKEVLESFGLQCSTCSGAKHESIELGATNHGLDVNELLTHLNALFDEPPGK from the coding sequence ATGTTCGATAAAACCACAAAAATGGCAGCCGTGTTAAAGGGCCATCCCAAAGCCAAAGAGGTTCTGGAATCCTTTGGGTTACAATGCTCAACCTGCTCCGGAGCCAAGCATGAATCTATAGAGCTCGGGGCGACCAACCACGGCCTGGACGTTAATGAGTTGCTCACTCATCTCAATGCTTTGTTTGACGAGCCTCCTGGAAAATAA
- the ribB gene encoding 3,4-dihydroxy-2-butanone-4-phosphate synthase translates to MNQTLDTLFGTSQQRVQRALQALQRGHGVIVTDDEDRENEGDLIFSADHLTNEQMALLIRECSGIVCLCLTEDKVAQLQLPMMVNDNRSHYQTAFTVSIEAADGVTTGVSAADRVTTIRAASAQDCRPEHIHSPGHVFPLKAKSGGVLERRGHTEATVDLMDLAGLNPCGVLCEVTLENGEMARMPHLIDFCQKHYFPLVTIDDIACYKQQNS, encoded by the coding sequence ATGAATCAGACCCTTGATACTCTTTTTGGTACCTCTCAACAACGTGTTCAGCGTGCCCTTCAGGCTCTTCAACGTGGTCATGGTGTCATTGTCACGGACGATGAAGATCGCGAAAACGAAGGCGATCTTATCTTCAGCGCCGACCATCTGACCAACGAACAGATGGCCCTGTTGATTCGTGAATGCAGTGGCATTGTCTGTTTATGTCTGACGGAGGACAAAGTTGCTCAATTGCAGTTACCGATGATGGTCAATGACAACCGCAGCCATTACCAGACCGCGTTTACCGTCAGCATTGAGGCGGCAGATGGCGTGACAACCGGAGTCTCAGCCGCTGACCGCGTTACGACAATTCGTGCTGCAAGTGCCCAAGACTGTCGACCGGAGCACATTCATAGCCCTGGCCATGTGTTCCCTTTGAAAGCAAAATCCGGCGGTGTTCTCGAACGCCGCGGTCATACTGAGGCCACCGTGGATTTGATGGATTTAGCGGGGTTGAATCCGTGTGGTGTCCTTTGTGAGGTCACTTTGGAAAATGGTGAAATGGCCCGCATGCCTCATTTAATTGACTTCTGTCAGAAACATTATTTCCCTCTGGTAACCATTGACGACATTGCCTGTTACAAACAACAGAATTCTTGA
- the carA gene encoding glutamine-hydrolyzing carbamoyl-phosphate synthase small subunit: MKAILALADGRVFHGQSIGAVGETFGEVVFNTSMSGYQEILTDPSYHGEIVTMTYPQIGNYGVNKEDVESDKPHLAGFVVKESCEFPSNWRSELSLNEYLQQNNIVGIQGIDTRALVKHIRDHGAQTGVISTVDLDVDSLVEKARKAPGLVGRDLVKEVTTAESYTWTQGVWDLEKGYTELVEPARYHVVAYDFGIKRNILRNLVSAGCRVTVVPASTSASDVLALNPDGVFLSNGPGDPEPITYAQENIRQLLGKVPLFGICLGHQLLAIALGGTTYKLKFGHRGGNQPVQRDENKRVEITSQNHGFAVDAQSLESASAISHLNLNDNTVEGLCHSQLPAFSVQYHPEASPGPHDAHYLFDRFISLMEDFKKNEN, translated from the coding sequence ATGAAAGCTATTCTGGCTCTCGCCGATGGCCGCGTTTTTCACGGTCAAAGCATTGGTGCCGTTGGGGAAACCTTCGGTGAAGTTGTTTTTAATACCAGTATGAGCGGATATCAGGAGATTCTGACGGATCCGTCCTATCATGGTGAAATTGTCACCATGACCTATCCGCAGATTGGCAACTACGGTGTCAACAAAGAAGATGTTGAGTCTGACAAGCCCCATCTTGCCGGGTTTGTCGTTAAAGAGAGCTGTGAGTTTCCCAGTAACTGGCGCAGTGAACTCAGTCTCAATGAGTATCTGCAGCAAAACAATATCGTTGGTATTCAGGGCATTGATACACGCGCCCTGGTCAAACATATTCGGGATCATGGTGCTCAGACCGGCGTGATCTCCACGGTTGACCTTGATGTCGACAGCCTCGTCGAAAAAGCCCGCAAAGCTCCGGGTCTGGTTGGGCGTGATCTGGTCAAAGAAGTGACCACCGCAGAGTCCTATACCTGGACACAGGGCGTGTGGGATCTTGAAAAAGGCTACACCGAGCTGGTTGAACCGGCGCGCTACCATGTTGTGGCCTACGATTTCGGCATCAAACGCAATATTTTGCGCAATCTGGTCAGCGCCGGTTGTCGTGTCACAGTTGTTCCGGCATCAACATCCGCCTCTGACGTTCTGGCCCTCAACCCTGACGGTGTCTTCCTCAGTAATGGCCCGGGCGACCCGGAACCCATTACCTATGCTCAGGAAAACATTCGTCAATTGCTCGGTAAAGTGCCCCTGTTCGGTATCTGTCTCGGCCATCAATTGCTGGCTATTGCATTGGGTGGCACGACCTATAAACTTAAATTCGGTCATCGCGGCGGCAATCAGCCGGTTCAGCGCGATGAAAACAAGCGTGTCGAAATCACCTCACAAAACCATGGCTTTGCCGTTGACGCCCAAAGCCTTGAATCGGCTTCCGCCATCAGTCATCTCAATCTTAATGACAATACCGTCGAGGGTCTGTGCCATAGTCAGTTGCCGGCATTTTCAGTCCAGTATCACCCGGAGGCATCCCCTGGTCCCCACGATGCACATTACCTGTTTGACCGCTTTATTAGCCTGATGGAAGACTTCAAGAAAAACGAGAACTAA
- a CDS encoding rolling circle replication-associated protein: MIPTADRKASRGVYVDRAAAVGGGVDAAGTVEPPFSPDTVQSSGHSADLGPHLVSEPPRHRGAEVRGGAKPDGPLVTSPISQTFEVPTFHVYPATVKIKRPFIGKVPVAPDRTRTSIQGFSDKSRGRLRFVAANSRDKIKTQFCMTYGDVWPINGRSLKADLNRFLTNVRKQFPGMEYIWIAEFQTRGCPHFHLFSSIPLTDENHQKLTKAWHRVAGYGQDKHLRVHSHDRNFIEWDLGKGSYLCKYLDKEAQKAIPEGFSSFGRWWGNSRTLVDVPDEIPSEYLDETYGYESIDLDTGEDTGFTPSKWIYRQLGRYQEALHRDRVRKIKELNLTRSKDDKIPIPPRPWFRHTNKSTSSFTGAPVFNRLLAYAQSVQPESEKSPF; encoded by the coding sequence ATGATTCCAACCGCAGACAGAAAGGCATCCAGAGGTGTTTATGTAGATCGAGCTGCGGCGGTCGGGGGTGGTGTTGATGCTGCGGGAACAGTGGAGCCACCCTTTTCTCCTGATACCGTTCAGAGTTCTGGGCATTCAGCAGACCTTGGGCCACATCTGGTTTCGGAGCCTCCGCGTCACCGAGGGGCCGAGGTACGCGGTGGAGCTAAACCAGACGGGCCGCTTGTTACTTCTCCCATATCTCAAACTTTTGAAGTTCCGACCTTTCACGTTTATCCTGCAACGGTCAAGATAAAGAGACCTTTTATAGGTAAGGTTCCTGTCGCACCTGATCGCACACGCACATCTATTCAAGGCTTTAGCGATAAATCTCGTGGCCGACTTCGCTTTGTTGCTGCCAATTCCAGGGATAAAATCAAGACTCAATTCTGCATGACCTATGGTGATGTTTGGCCCATCAATGGCCGATCACTTAAAGCCGATCTGAACCGCTTTCTTACCAACGTCCGCAAACAGTTCCCAGGCATGGAATACATCTGGATTGCTGAGTTTCAAACCCGTGGATGTCCTCATTTTCATCTGTTCAGTTCAATCCCTCTTACAGACGAAAACCACCAGAAGCTCACCAAGGCATGGCACCGTGTCGCTGGTTATGGCCAAGACAAGCACCTCCGAGTTCATTCCCATGATCGTAACTTTATCGAATGGGATTTGGGCAAAGGTTCCTATCTGTGCAAGTACCTGGACAAGGAAGCTCAGAAAGCCATTCCCGAAGGGTTCTCTTCCTTTGGTCGCTGGTGGGGAAACAGTCGCACCCTTGTAGATGTTCCCGATGAAATACCCTCAGAGTACCTGGACGAAACCTACGGTTATGAGTCGATTGATTTAGATACTGGTGAGGATACCGGATTCACCCCTTCAAAGTGGATATATCGGCAACTTGGCCGCTACCAGGAAGCATTACACCGGGACAGAGTTCGCAAGATCAAGGAACTCAATCTCACACGCTCAAAGGACGATAAAATCCCCATCCCTCCCCGTCCCTGGTTCCGTCACACGAATAAGAGCACTTCGTCTTTTACAGGCGCACCAGTATTTAACCGTCTACTTGCCTATGCTCAATCTGTGCAACCAGAGTCCGAGAAATCTCCTTTCTAA
- the carB gene encoding carbamoyl-phosphate synthase large subunit, producing the protein MPKRTDIKKILIIGAGPIVIGQACEFDYSGTQACKALKDEGYEVVLLNSNPATIMTDPDFADRTYVEPVTPAVLAKIIEKERPDALLPTLGGQTALNTAVAVAKDGTLDKFGVELIGAKLPAIEKAEDRTLFKQAMDSIGVAVPRSGLAHNYDEAMVVIEEVGFPAIIRPSFTLGGTGGGIAYNREEYEAMAVAGIDASPTDEILVEESVIGWKEYELEVMRDLADNVVIICSIENFDAMGVHTGDSITVAPAQTLTDKEYQILRDASLKIIREIGVETGGSNIQFGINPKDGRLVVIEMNPRVSRSSALASKATGFPIAKIAAKLSVGYTLDEIPNDITRETFASFEPTIDYVVTKVPRFTFEKFPSTDPTLTTQMKSVGEAMAIGRTFKESFQKALRSMEIGSDGFESRLFASPADVTTPLSAGDLEQLRDKLRVPNVDRTWYLGDALRAGLSVDEIYQISGIDPWFVNNIGQIIAKEKQLYDCRETILTATEQGLDLLREAKQYGFSDRRLAYLLGTDEGVIRQLRYDHAIRPVYKRVDTCAAEFEAFTPYMYSTYEEECEANPSDRKKIMILGGGPNRIGQGIEFDYCCVHGVFALHDDGFETIMVNCNPETVSTDYDTSDRLYFEPLTLEDVLEIVAVENPDGVIVQFGGQTPLKLAVALEKAGVPIIGTSPDAIDRAEDRERFQALLHKLDLKQPANGLARSFEEAETIAEQIGYPVVVRPSYVLGGRAMEIVYGIEQLRNYMKFAVQASPEHPILIDKFLDHAIEIDVDALADGTDVVIGGIMQHIEEAGIHSGDSACSLPPYSLAEELVEEVRRQTRALALELGVIGLMNIQFAVKDNVVYLIEVNPRASRTSPFVSKATGRPLAKIAARLMAGKTLKELNILDDIVPDHVAVKESVFPFAKFPGVDTLLGPEMKSTGEVMGLDKDFGKAFAKAQMGAGVNLPLSGKVFISVKDSDKPETIAIAKKLVDAGFSLIATGGTAATLQENGLPVERVNKVKEGRPHCVDAIKNGDIAMVFNTTFGIQSIADSYSIRRSALMYSVAYFTTVTGMDAAVDGILAMQRETLDVVALQEYSLKS; encoded by the coding sequence ATGCCTAAACGTACAGACATAAAAAAGATTCTGATCATCGGTGCCGGTCCCATTGTCATTGGTCAGGCCTGTGAGTTTGACTACTCCGGGACCCAGGCGTGTAAAGCGCTCAAAGATGAAGGTTACGAGGTGGTTCTCCTTAATTCCAACCCAGCCACCATTATGACCGATCCCGATTTTGCCGACCGGACCTATGTCGAACCGGTGACCCCGGCGGTACTGGCAAAAATCATTGAAAAAGAGCGCCCGGATGCGCTGTTGCCGACGCTTGGTGGGCAAACGGCCCTTAACACTGCTGTGGCAGTGGCAAAAGACGGCACTTTGGATAAATTTGGCGTTGAGTTGATTGGCGCCAAGCTTCCGGCCATTGAGAAAGCCGAAGATCGTACCCTGTTTAAACAGGCGATGGACAGCATTGGTGTTGCGGTGCCGCGTTCCGGACTGGCGCATAATTACGATGAAGCCATGGTGGTCATTGAAGAGGTTGGTTTTCCAGCAATTATTCGCCCCTCGTTTACCCTTGGCGGGACCGGCGGTGGTATTGCGTACAATCGCGAAGAGTACGAAGCCATGGCCGTGGCCGGCATCGATGCGTCTCCGACCGATGAGATTTTGGTAGAAGAGTCCGTCATCGGCTGGAAAGAGTATGAGCTCGAGGTGATGCGCGATCTTGCCGATAATGTTGTCATCATCTGTTCCATTGAAAACTTCGATGCCATGGGCGTGCATACCGGTGATTCGATCACCGTGGCACCGGCACAGACCCTGACCGATAAGGAATACCAGATTCTTCGGGATGCTTCGTTGAAGATTATTCGTGAGATCGGTGTTGAGACGGGTGGCTCCAACATCCAATTCGGCATCAATCCCAAAGATGGTCGCCTGGTTGTCATCGAGATGAATCCGCGCGTGTCGCGCTCGTCGGCTCTGGCGTCTAAAGCGACCGGCTTTCCTATTGCTAAGATTGCCGCGAAACTGTCGGTTGGTTACACACTCGACGAAATTCCTAACGATATCACGCGTGAAACGTTTGCCTCTTTTGAGCCAACCATTGATTATGTGGTGACCAAGGTACCGCGTTTTACCTTTGAAAAGTTCCCCAGCACCGATCCGACCCTGACCACTCAGATGAAATCGGTGGGTGAGGCGATGGCCATTGGCCGGACCTTCAAAGAGAGCTTCCAGAAGGCATTGCGTTCCATGGAAATCGGCTCGGATGGTTTTGAAAGTCGTCTGTTTGCTTCACCGGCGGATGTTACCACACCGCTCAGTGCTGGCGATCTGGAGCAACTGCGCGACAAATTGCGCGTGCCTAATGTCGACCGAACCTGGTATCTCGGTGATGCACTGCGTGCCGGTCTGTCTGTTGATGAAATTTATCAGATCAGTGGTATCGATCCGTGGTTTGTTAACAATATTGGGCAAATTATTGCCAAAGAGAAACAACTCTACGACTGCCGCGAGACGATTCTGACTGCCACAGAGCAGGGGTTGGACCTGCTCCGTGAGGCCAAACAGTATGGATTTTCTGATCGTCGTTTAGCTTATCTGCTCGGAACGGACGAAGGGGTTATCCGCCAACTGCGTTATGACCACGCTATTCGTCCGGTTTACAAGCGGGTGGATACTTGTGCGGCTGAATTTGAAGCGTTCACGCCTTACATGTATTCTACGTATGAGGAAGAGTGTGAAGCTAACCCCAGCGATCGTAAAAAAATTATGATTCTGGGCGGCGGCCCCAACCGCATCGGGCAAGGTATCGAGTTTGATTACTGTTGTGTTCACGGTGTTTTTGCGCTCCATGATGACGGTTTTGAAACCATCATGGTTAACTGCAACCCGGAAACGGTTTCCACTGATTACGATACGTCCGATCGTCTCTATTTCGAACCGTTGACTTTGGAAGATGTGTTGGAGATTGTCGCTGTTGAAAATCCAGATGGTGTCATCGTTCAATTCGGAGGACAGACACCGCTTAAGCTGGCGGTTGCGCTTGAAAAAGCCGGTGTGCCCATTATCGGGACCAGTCCGGATGCCATTGACCGTGCCGAAGATCGTGAGCGTTTTCAGGCTCTGCTGCACAAGCTGGATCTCAAGCAACCGGCCAACGGCTTGGCGCGATCCTTTGAAGAAGCGGAGACCATTGCCGAGCAGATCGGTTATCCGGTTGTCGTGCGTCCGTCCTACGTACTCGGTGGGCGTGCCATGGAGATCGTCTATGGTATTGAGCAGTTGCGCAATTACATGAAATTTGCGGTTCAGGCTTCTCCTGAGCATCCGATTCTCATTGACAAGTTTCTTGATCATGCCATTGAAATTGATGTTGATGCCTTGGCCGACGGCACTGATGTCGTTATTGGTGGCATCATGCAACACATTGAGGAAGCCGGTATCCATTCCGGTGACTCAGCCTGTTCCCTGCCGCCGTATTCTCTTGCAGAAGAGCTTGTCGAAGAGGTGCGCCGCCAGACGCGAGCCCTGGCTCTTGAGCTGGGCGTCATCGGCTTGATGAATATTCAGTTTGCGGTTAAAGACAATGTTGTCTACCTCATTGAGGTGAACCCGCGTGCCAGCCGTACGTCACCCTTTGTCTCTAAAGCAACCGGACGTCCCCTGGCAAAAATTGCAGCACGCCTGATGGCAGGAAAAACCTTGAAAGAACTCAATATCCTCGATGATATTGTTCCTGACCATGTTGCGGTCAAAGAATCGGTTTTCCCTTTTGCCAAATTCCCCGGCGTCGACACCTTGTTGGGACCGGAAATGAAATCCACCGGTGAAGTTATGGGCCTGGACAAGGACTTCGGGAAAGCTTTTGCGAAAGCTCAGATGGGTGCCGGCGTCAATCTTCCGTTGAGTGGTAAAGTGTTTATCAGTGTCAAAGACAGCGATAAGCCGGAAACGATTGCGATTGCCAAGAAGCTCGTCGATGCCGGATTTAGCCTGATTGCCACCGGTGGCACGGCAGCAACCCTTCAAGAAAACGGCTTGCCGGTTGAACGTGTCAATAAGGTGAAAGAAGGGCGACCGCATTGTGTTGACGCCATTAAAAATGGTGACATTGCCATGGTCTTCAACACCACCTTTGGTATTCAGTCTATTGCAGACTCTTACTCGATCCGTCGTTCAGCTCTGATGTACAGTGTGGCCTACTTTACAACGGTCACCGGAATGGACGCTGCGGTCGATGGCATCCTGGCCATGCAGCGAGAAACCCTTGACGTTGTTGCTCTCCAAGAGTATAGTTTGAAGTCTTAA
- the greA gene encoding transcription elongation factor GreA — MSDSVPMTPECYARLQEELKNRIKVDRPKVVQDIAEARSHGDLSENAEYDAAKDRQAHIEGRIAELNDKLARAEVIDPKSINTDKIVFGATVTLFDTDSDNEVVYQIVGEDEADIKQGKISVTSPVGKALIGHTLDDEVRINVPSGTRIYEVTEIEYK; from the coding sequence ATGTCTGATTCTGTACCGATGACACCTGAATGTTACGCGCGTCTTCAGGAAGAACTCAAAAACCGCATTAAGGTTGATCGCCCTAAAGTTGTTCAAGACATTGCAGAAGCTCGCTCCCATGGTGACCTCTCTGAAAATGCTGAATACGATGCTGCCAAAGACCGTCAGGCCCACATCGAAGGTCGTATTGCTGAGCTCAATGACAAACTGGCGCGAGCTGAAGTGATTGATCCGAAAAGTATTAATACGGATAAAATCGTTTTTGGTGCAACCGTCACGCTTTTCGATACGGACTCTGACAATGAAGTGGTTTACCAGATTGTCGGTGAAGATGAAGCGGACATCAAACAAGGAAAAATCTCTGTAACGTCGCCGGTGGGTAAGGCGTTGATCGGCCATACTCTGGATGATGAGGTTCGCATCAATGTTCCTTCTGGAACACGCATTTATGAAGTGACGGAAATCGAATACAAATAG